In Polypterus senegalus isolate Bchr_013 chromosome 12, ASM1683550v1, whole genome shotgun sequence, the following are encoded in one genomic region:
- the LOC120540487 gene encoding hydroxycarboxylic acid receptor 2-like produces the protein MENGSCCVFPEAVLDTVLPPVLIAEFVLGLIGNSVGLWMFFFHMKTWKPNSIYLLNLAMADTVVMFCLPFRTDYYMRGKNWVYGDIPCRILLFMLAANRAAGIFFLTAVAVDRYLKIVHPLNKINKISLKQAVLASCGLWLLIVAMTAYLLGEPHFFIQNNKTQCESFNICPGTNPTATWHNAFYVIQFLVPVCIISYSTIRITWQLRSKTIDKHGKIKRAVQFVMAVAIVFAICFFPSSMSRISVWILKAQYSECSYFRQANLAFYTSVCFTYFNSVLNPVVYYFSSPSFSGLFKNLFNKITGKEAEMSDEQVNTCSTMPT, from the coding sequence ATGGAAAACGGTTCGTGCTGTGTGTTTCCAGAAGCAGTACTGGACACTGTCTTGCCGCCTGTGCTAATTGCAGAGTTTGTTTTAGGGCTAATTGGTAATAGTGTGGGTTTATGGATGTTTTTCTTTCACATGAAAACCTGGAAACCAAACAGCATTTACCTCCTAAACCTTGCAATGGCAGACACAGTGGTAATGTTCTGTCTTCCTTTCCGTACTGATTACTACATGAGAGGGAAAAACTGGGTGTATGGTGACATACCTTGTCGGATTTTGCTCTTCATGCTTGCAGCAAACAGAgctgctggtattttttttcttacagctgTTGCAGTGGATCGCTACTTAAAAATTGTACACCCACTAAATAAAATCAACAAGATAAGTCTTAAGCAAGCTGTGCTTGCTTCCTGCGGCTTGTGGTTGCTCATCGTGGCAATGACTGCTTACCTACTCGGAGAGCCCCACTTTTTCATCCAAAACAACAAGACACAGTGTGAAAGTTTCAACATCTGTCCAGGCACCAACCCTACAGCAACATGGCACAACGCTTTTTATGTGATTCAGTTTCTTGTACCTGTGTGCATCATAAGCTACAGTACCATCCGTATTACATGGCAGCTGAGAAGcaaaacaatagacaaacatggCAAAATAAAGAGAGCTGTACAGTTTGTTATGGCAGTTGCTATTGTGTTTGCCATTTGTTTCTTTCCAAGCAGCATGTCAAGAATCTCTGTGTGGATCCTGAAAGCTCAGTACTCTGAATGCAGTTACTTTCGACAAGCCAATCTGGCTTTCTACACCTCAGTATGCTTCACTTACTTTAACAGTGTACTAAACCCTGTTGTGTATTACTTCTCAAGTCCTTCATTTAGtggattatttaaaaatctatttaacaaaataacaggCAAAGAAGCTGAAATGAGTGATGAACAAGTAAACACTTGCTCCACGATGCCAACATAA
- the LOC120540488 gene encoding hydroxycarboxylic acid receptor 3-like has product MNDCALRNDWLPAVLRPVLIIEFIVGLLGNGLALWIFCWRIKTLKSSTVYLFNLAVADFLLIVCLPFRTDYYIRERDWIFGDIPCRVMLFMVSLNRAGSIVFLTVIAVDRYFKVVHPHHMFNVLSKSYAVKISLLLWGLTGVMTVYLMTESHLEAEGEQNSSVQHCESFKLGARAVGTYLWHITFFIAEFIVPLCIIFSCTLCISKELRKRGMTKDQRITRALQAVQAVAGVFIFCFLPSSVGIIVVMIAKSLGNCQAYQLAGQIFYTSLSLTYFNSMLDPVVYYFSSPTFRQALKNVTSKKEHSKQRGTNRSKESDTSSV; this is encoded by the coding sequence ATGAATGACTGCGCTTTAAGAAACGACTGGCTGCCCGCTGTGCTAAGACCAGTACTTATAATCGAGTTCATCGTCGGACTCCTTGGGAACGGACTGGCCCTTTGGATCTTCTGCTGGCGCATAAAGACCCTGAAGTCAAGCACCGTCTACCTGTTCAACCTTGCCGTGGCGGATTTTCTTCTCATTGTGTGTTTGCCTTTCCGCACCGATTACTATATAAGAGAACGAGACTGGATCTTCGGTGACATCCCTTGCAGGGTCATGCTGTTTATGGTGTCCCTGAACCGAGCGGGGAGTATTGTGTTTCTCACAGTAATCGCCGTGGATCGTTATTTCAAGGTTGTGCATCCCCATCACATGTTCAACGTGCTATCAAAGAGCTATGCAGTCAAGATTTCACTTCTGCTTTGGGGTCTGACTGGAGTAATGACCGTCTATTTAATGACGGAATCCCATTTAGAAGCGGAAGGAGAACAGAACTCCTCTGTTCAGCACTGCGAGAGTTTCAAGTTAGGCGCAAGAGCTGTCGGGACGTACCTGTGGCACATCACCTTCTTCATTGCAGAATTCATCGTCCCGCTTTGCATCATTTTCTCCTGCACCCTGTGTATCTCGAAGGAGCTCAGGAAGCGGGGCATGACTAAAGATCAACGGATCACACGGGCACTGCAGGCGGTGCAAGCTGTTGCTGGAGTATTCATCTTTTGCTTTCTGCCCAGCAGCGTTGGAATTATAGTCGTCATGATCGCTAAGAGTCTAGGGAACTGTCAAGCGTACCAACTCGCAGGACAAATATTTTATACCAGTTTGTCACTAACCTACTTTAACAGCATGTTGGACCCAGTTGTCTATTACTTTTCAAGCCCCACTTTTAGGCAAGCACTAAAGAATGTCACCTCTAAAAAAGAACACAGTAAGCAGCGGGGAACCAATCGCTCGAAAGAGTCGGATACCAGCAGTGTTTAA